In the genome of Chaetodon auriga isolate fChaAug3 chromosome 15, fChaAug3.hap1, whole genome shotgun sequence, one region contains:
- the LOC143333264 gene encoding early growth response protein 1-A-like, giving the protein MAATKAELLLPALQISDPLACFPPPLSPLDGYSKLEELQMLLQNAAAGGSLLAASAAEGAGLLSGEEYGDSLSDLPDLQGLPPLTPRLPSLAYSGRFTFEPSNTVSSGGNLWAEPLLSLFTGLVSMAAPPPATCSLSSSSSVTTSVTSSPSLSQTNFSCGCGDVTSVFSATPTYTTAAGSDLPAPTSNSQPAPQAFQPQGPPPAYPTSTSRLGLQPPSLVVPMLPDYVLSQQPQDGELGLIQDQKPVLLQGLNPPTAQPPLTPLSTIKAFSSQIQTQPQGTASGPAHHAQFTKSGRNRKSPTGRQCKTPPHERPYACPADGCDRRFSRSDELTRHVRVHTGQKPFQCRICMRSFSRSDHLTTHIRTHTGEKPFACTECGRKFARSDERKRHAKIHQRQRDRKADRDSSFSASIPISKPPAYASPPTSSPCSSYSSPTHSASSPATSLSSFSSLSMQAASPCFTSSSTLSHVYTSSPSPHLYSSSCSSPMGSPQSELPSPHSSNIC; this is encoded by the exons ATGGCCGCGACCAAAGCGGAGCTGCTCCTGCCCGCCCTGCAGATCTCCGACCCCCTGGCCTGCTTCCCGCCGCCTCTCTCCCCGCTGGACGGGTACTCGAAGCTGGAGGAGttgcagatgctgctgcagaacgCCGCGGCGGGAGGCTCGCTGCTGGCCGCGTCGGCAGCGGAGGGAGCCGGGCTGCTGAGCGGAGAGGAGTACGGAG aCTCTCTGTCAGACCTCCCGGACCTGCAGGGTCtcccccccctcaccccccgCCTCCCCTCTCTTGCCTACAGCGGCCGCTTCACCTTCGAACCTTCGAACACCGTCTCCAGTGGCGGCAACCTGTGGGCAGAGCCTCTCCTTAGCCTGTTCACGGGGTTGGTCAGCATGGCGGCTCCTCCCCCTGCaacctgcagcctctcctcttcatcatcagtgaCAACATCAGTGACATCGTCACCATCGCTGTCCCAGACAAACTTCAGCTGTGGCTGCGGTGATGTCACCTCAGTCTTCTCTGCGACGCCAACGTACACCACCGCTGCTGGCTCCGACCTGCCCGCCCCCACCTCCAACTCCCAGCCAGCCCCCCAGGCCTTCCAACCTCAGGGCCCCCCTCCAGCCtaccccacctccacctcccgATTGGGCCTCCAGCCGCCCTCCCTGGTGGTGCCGATGCTCCCAGACTACGTCCTGTCGCAGCAGCCACAGGATGGTGAGCTGGGCCTGATCCAGGACCAGAAACCTGTGCTGTTGCAGGGCCTGAACCCGCCGACGGCACAGCCTCCTCTCACGCCGCTCTCCACCATCAAAGCCTTCTCCTCGCAGATCCAGACGCAGCCTCAAGGCACAGCCTCTGGCCCCGCCCACCACGCCCAGTTCACCAAATCCGGCCGGAATAGGAAGTCCCCCACAGGCCGACAGTGCAAGACGCCACCACACGAGCGCCCGTACGCCTGCCCCGCTGATGGCTGTGACCGCCGCTTCTCCCGGTCTGATGAGCTGACACGCCACGTGCGTGTGCACACGGGCCAGAAGCCATTCCAGTGCCGCATCTGCATGCGCAGCTTCAGCCGCAGCGATCACCTGACCACACACATCCGCACACACACCGGCGAGAAGCCATTCGCCTGCACCGAGTGTGGGCGTAAGTTTGCCCGCAGCGACGAGCGCAAGAGGCATGCCAAGATCCATCAGAGGCAGAGGGACCGCAAGGCCGACAGGgactcctccttctctgcttccaTCCCCATTAGCAAGCCCCCTGCCTACGcctcccctcccacctcctccccctgttCCTCCTACTCCTCCCCGACTCACAGTGCCTCCTCCCCTGCCACCTCACtatcctccttctcctccctcagcaTGCAGGCTGCCTCCCcctgcttcacctcctcttccacaCTCTCACATGTCTACACCTCCTCGCCATCCCCCCACCTctattcctcctcctgctcctctcccatGGGGAGTCCTCAGTCGGAGCTTCCTTCCCCCCACAGCTCCAAcatctgctga
- the LOC143332774 gene encoding heat shock protein beta-11-like, whose product MLCPSVFQPSPITMRPFPDLHWPVRSLWPETRPLFFHMEQEMIRHMQEMRQSMEFMEKLHQKIFEEIDQTSTLTGVFKPIAFQELGKDGGSFALSLDTKEFSPQELSVKQVGRKLRVSGRTEKKKEDQKGSYSYSCQEFRQEFDLPDGVDPETVTCSLVGGRLQIQAPREKTANDGKERVVPISVTSAPAVASSSGEPERSSSSSSESPAEQS is encoded by the coding sequence ATGTTGTGTCCCAGCGTCTTCCAGCCTTCCCCCATCACCATGAGGCCTTTCCCGGACCTGCACTGGCCCGTCCGCAGCCTGTGGCCTGAGACCCGGCCACTCTTCTTCCACATGGAGCAGGAGATGATCCGCCACATGCAGGAGATGAGGCAGAGCATGGAGTTTATGGAGAAGCTGCACCAGAAGATCTTCGAGGAGATCGACCAGACCTCGACCTTGACGGGGGTCTTCAAGCCCATCGCCTTCCAGGAGCTGGGGAAGGACGGAGGCAGCTTCGCCCTCAGCCTGGACACGAAGGAGTTCTCCCCACAGGAGCTGTCAGTAAAACAGGTGGGCAGGAAACTGAGGGTGAGCGGCAGgacggagaagaagaaggaggaccAGAAGGGCTCGTACTCCTACAGCTGCCAGGAGTTCAGGCAGGAGTTCGACCTACCAGACGGCGTCGACCCTGAGACCGTCACGTGCTCGCTGGTGGGCGGCCGGCTGCAGATCCAGGCGCCCCGGGAGAAAACGGCCAACGATGGGAAGGAGAGGGTCGTCCCCATATCCGTCACCTCCGCCCCGGCCGTCGCCTCCTCCAGCGGGGAgccagagaggagcagcagctcctcctcagagAGCCctgctgagcagagctga
- the fam53c gene encoding protein FAM53C encodes MPESSYWQLCPPSKSGLQGGLLSSSFPPGPVPLVPPDAHLQEGGDPLDGAPSQPQQHRPLAPSTSASELSLPGAPVAPPGPGPPPPPPPPPKRHCRSLSVPEDLSRCRYTWRPSASRVWTPVSRQQCHGGAGGGVTGGGAGVGGGGIGAGAAVGGACPLRAPSSSLNSSLHSSSSPTFFSLALSPDSPLPWSFPWDPSEAAAGGGACCCFFPSPSSCSSSPSPLHPPPPPQRRFSLSPVLIRDSTASTFLPPPPVPTQAAPPPPGCSAIAGVARGGPVPASPSSACSTPSSLRRSLPPQLPRCHSQPCDLLLLKPGLKRRRDPDRPCARPVLDFTKMTQTRSIDPQCLERGGRLACGGDVCMGMEAFMGDFRGSCSPAECLGRTSIGPLSESDEECREDDDDDDREEEAEEREAAQQAVFERDCTELDLNLIEEN; translated from the exons ATGCCTG aGAGCAGCTACTGGCAGCTCTGCCCTCCCTCTAAGTCCGGCCTGCAGGGGGGGTTACTGAGCTCTAGTTTCCCCCCCGGCCCCGTGCCCCTGGTCCCCCCAGATGCTCACCTCCAGGAGGGGGGCGACCCCCTGGACGGCGCCCCATCTCAGCCGCAGCAGCACCGGCCCCTGGCGCCCAGCACCTCGGCATCCGAGCTGTCTCTCCCCGGGGCGCCGGTGGCCCCTCCTGGCCCCgggccccctcctcctcctcccccgccCCCTAAACGCCACTGCCGCTCGCTGTCAGTGCCCGAGGACCTGTCGCGCTGCCGCTACACCTGGCGGCCCAGCGCCTCCCGGGTCTGGACTCCTGTCAGTCGTCAGCAGTGCCACGGTGGAGCAGGGGGAGGGGTCACAGGTGGGGGGGCGggtgtgggaggagggggtATAGGGGCAGGTGCGGCGGTGGGAGGAGCCTGCCCTCTCCGCGCTCccagctcctctctgaactCGTCGCTgcactcctcctccagccccaCCTTCTTCAGCCTGGCGCTGTCTCCTGATTCCCCGCTGCCGTGGAGCTTCCCCTGGGACCCCAGCGAGGCGGCGGCGGGGGGAggagcctgctgctgctttttcccctccccgtcctcctgctcctcctcgccctcccccctccacccgcctccccctcctcagaggcgtttctccctctctcccgtGCTCATCAGAGACTCGACGGCCTCCACGTTCCTGCCTCCGCCTCCTGTGCCGACCCAGGCTGCGCCGCCTCCGCCGGGCTGCTCCGCCATTGCCGGAGTGGCCCGGGGGGGCCCGGTGCCCGCCTCACCCTCCTCGGCCTGCAGCACGCCGTCGTCTCTGCGCCGCAGCCTGCCGCCACAGCTGCCGCGCTGCCACTCGCAGCCCTgcgacctgctgctgctcaaaccCGGTCTGAAGAGACGCCGCGACCCCGACAGACCCTGCGCCCGTCCAGTCCTCGACTTCACCAAGATGACGCAG ACGCGCAGCATCGACCCGCAGTGTCTGGAGCGCGGCGGCAGGCTGGCCTGCGGTGGAGACGTCTGCATGGGCATGGAGGCCTTCATGGGCGACTTCAGGGGCTCCTGCTCGCCGGCCGAGTGCCTGGGCAGGACCAGCATCGGGCCACTGAGCGAGAGCGACGAGGAGTGCCGcgaggatgatgatgacgatgatagGGAGGAGGAAGCGGAGGAGCGCGAGGCGGCGCAGCAGGCGGTGTTTGAGAGGGATTGTACAGAGCTTGACTTGAACTTAATAGAAGAAAACTGA